The Herminiimonas arsenitoxidans genome window below encodes:
- the ileS gene encoding isoleucine--tRNA ligase, which yields MSDNQNKPGKPAAKPQSKYPVNMTDTPFPMRGDLAKREPQWVKQWQDQKVYEKIRKASKGRPKFILHDGPPYANGDIHLGHAVNKILKDMIVKTRQFDGFDAPYVPGWDCHGMPIEIQIEKLYGKNLPTAEVLSKARAYANEQVERQKKDFIRLGVLGQWDKPYKTMDFGNEADELRALGSLLEKGYVYRGLKPVNWCFDCGSALAEAEVEYQDKRDPAIDVGFPFAEPEKVAKAFGLASLPTNKGYAIIWTTTPWTIPANQALNVHPEFTYALVQTERNGETILIILAADLVEATLQRYGMTGTVIATCVGEALAMIKFKHPFADIDPGYNRLSPIYPGAYVTADSGTGIVHSAPAYGIEDFISCKSHGMRDDEIIAPVMGDGKYASWLPFFGGMTIWEASKPICAKLEEVGSLFKLHMFDHSYMHCWRHKTPIIYRATSQWFAGMDVMPKNQGTTLRETALQAIEETEFFPSWGKARLHGMIANRPDWTLSRQRQWGVPMAFFVHKETGDLHPRTPELLEQIAQRVEKEGIEAWLTLDPKELLGADADMYLKNKDTLDVWFDSGCTHQTVLRGSHKEELAFPADLYLEGSDQHRGWFHSSLLTSSMMNGRAPYKALLTHGFTVDGEGKKMSKSLGNTLAPQKISDTLGADILRLWIASTDYSGELSISDEILKRVTESYRRIRNTVRFLLSNTTDFDASKDLVPVADMLEIDRYAVAQMNAMQAEILAHYKVYEFHPVVSKLQMYCSEDLGGFYLDILKDRLYTSGVTSHARRSAQSAIWHMTHSLLRLMAPILSFTAEEAWTVFASPDINTDGTIFTHTFYQLPEVADGAALLAKYTLLREVRNDVTKQLEEVRVAGGIGSSLQAEVDLKASGDKFAALASLDDDLKFVLITSQASVSKVATAEEESVVVTPSAYQKCERCWHYRADVGTHAEHEGLCGRCVSNLFGKGEARRFA from the coding sequence ATGTCTGACAATCAAAACAAACCTGGCAAGCCGGCCGCAAAGCCGCAGAGCAAGTATCCGGTCAACATGACCGATACTCCATTCCCTATGCGCGGTGATCTCGCCAAACGCGAGCCGCAATGGGTCAAGCAATGGCAGGATCAAAAGGTTTACGAAAAAATTCGCAAGGCATCGAAAGGTCGCCCGAAATTCATCCTGCATGACGGCCCACCGTATGCGAATGGCGACATCCATCTGGGTCACGCCGTCAACAAGATCCTGAAAGACATGATCGTCAAAACGCGCCAGTTCGACGGCTTTGACGCACCTTATGTCCCGGGCTGGGATTGCCACGGCATGCCGATCGAAATCCAGATCGAAAAACTGTATGGCAAGAATCTGCCTACCGCAGAAGTCTTGTCGAAAGCACGCGCTTACGCGAACGAACAAGTCGAACGCCAAAAGAAAGATTTCATCCGTCTCGGCGTACTTGGCCAGTGGGACAAGCCATACAAGACCATGGACTTCGGCAATGAAGCCGACGAGTTGCGCGCACTCGGCAGCCTGCTGGAAAAAGGTTATGTCTATCGTGGCCTGAAACCGGTCAACTGGTGTTTCGATTGCGGCTCGGCACTGGCCGAAGCAGAAGTCGAATATCAGGACAAACGCGACCCGGCTATCGACGTCGGCTTCCCGTTTGCAGAACCGGAAAAAGTAGCGAAAGCGTTTGGACTGGCATCACTGCCGACCAATAAAGGTTACGCCATCATCTGGACCACAACACCGTGGACCATCCCGGCCAACCAGGCGCTGAACGTCCATCCGGAATTCACCTACGCGTTGGTGCAAACCGAACGCAATGGCGAAACCATCCTCATCATCCTCGCGGCTGATCTGGTGGAAGCGACACTGCAACGTTACGGCATGACAGGTACTGTCATCGCAACTTGCGTGGGTGAAGCGCTGGCCATGATCAAGTTCAAACATCCGTTTGCAGATATCGATCCTGGCTACAACCGTTTGTCGCCTATCTATCCTGGCGCTTACGTTACAGCCGATAGCGGCACCGGCATCGTGCACTCGGCACCGGCCTACGGTATCGAAGATTTTATTTCCTGCAAATCACACGGCATGCGCGACGACGAAATCATCGCGCCGGTCATGGGCGACGGTAAATACGCATCGTGGTTGCCCTTCTTCGGTGGCATGACGATCTGGGAAGCATCGAAACCGATCTGCGCCAAGCTGGAAGAAGTCGGCTCGCTGTTCAAGCTGCACATGTTCGATCACAGCTATATGCATTGCTGGCGTCACAAGACCCCTATCATCTACCGCGCCACGTCACAGTGGTTTGCCGGTATGGATGTGATGCCTAAGAACCAGGGTACGACCTTGCGTGAAACCGCATTGCAGGCAATCGAAGAAACCGAATTTTTCCCGAGTTGGGGCAAGGCGCGCCTGCACGGCATGATCGCGAATCGTCCAGACTGGACGCTGTCACGTCAACGCCAATGGGGCGTGCCTATGGCTTTCTTTGTACATAAAGAAACCGGTGACCTGCATCCGCGTACGCCAGAGCTGTTGGAGCAAATTGCACAACGTGTCGAGAAAGAAGGCATCGAAGCGTGGCTGACCTTGGACCCGAAAGAGTTGCTCGGCGCTGATGCTGATATGTACCTGAAGAACAAAGACACGCTGGACGTCTGGTTCGATTCTGGTTGTACACATCAAACCGTCTTGCGCGGTTCGCACAAGGAAGAACTGGCTTTCCCGGCTGACTTGTATCTGGAAGGTTCGGATCAGCATCGCGGCTGGTTCCATTCCTCGTTGCTGACTTCTTCGATGATGAATGGTCGCGCACCTTACAAGGCATTGCTGACGCACGGCTTCACGGTCGATGGCGAAGGCAAGAAAATGTCTAAGTCGCTCGGCAATACGCTGGCACCGCAAAAGATTTCCGACACGCTGGGTGCCGACATCCTGCGCCTGTGGATCGCCTCTACCGATTACTCTGGTGAACTGTCAATCTCGGATGAAATCCTCAAGCGCGTGACAGAAAGCTATCGCCGTATCCGTAATACCGTGCGCTTCCTGCTGTCGAACACAACAGATTTCGATGCAAGCAAAGACTTGGTGCCAGTCGCCGATATGCTGGAAATCGATCGCTATGCAGTCGCGCAGATGAATGCCATGCAAGCCGAGATCCTCGCGCATTACAAAGTCTATGAATTCCATCCGGTGGTATCGAAACTGCAGATGTACTGCTCGGAAGATCTCGGCGGCTTCTACCTCGACATCCTGAAAGATCGTCTGTACACCAGCGGCGTGACTTCGCATGCACGTCGTTCGGCACAAAGCGCGATCTGGCACATGACGCATTCGCTGTTGCGCTTGATGGCACCGATACTGTCCTTTACTGCGGAAGAAGCATGGACCGTATTCGCCAGCCCTGACATCAACACCGACGGCACCATCTTCACGCACACCTTCTATCAATTGCCTGAAGTGGCTGATGGTGCGGCATTGCTGGCCAAGTACACGCTGCTGCGCGAAGTACGCAACGACGTCACCAAGCAACTGGAAGAAGTACGCGTTGCCGGTGGCATTGGTTCTTCGCTGCAAGCAGAAGTCGATCTGAAAGCCAGCGGCGACAAGTTTGCCGCACTCGCCAGCCTGGATGATGATTTGAAATTCGTCTTGATCACATCGCAAGCCAGCGTCAGCAAAGTCGCAACTGCCGAAGAAGAATCAGTCGTCGTCACGCCATCCGCGTATCAAAAATGCGAACGCTGCTGGCACTATCGCGCCGATGTAGGCACGCATGCGGAACACGAAGGTTTGTGTGGCCGTTGCGTCTCCAATCTGTTCGGCAAAGGCGAAGCACGTCGTTTTGCATAA
- the lspA gene encoding signal peptidase II yields the protein MATKKHTTYSSPSSIVPWLGIATIVLLIDQITKLTILRLFSYGESHAVTSFFNLVLVYNKGAAFSFLASETGWQRYFFTIVGVAASIFIIYLLKKHSGQRLFSWALSLILGGAIGNVIDRFLYGHVVDFLDVHVAGWHWPAFNVADSAICIGAVLFIYDELRRVGK from the coding sequence ATGGCCACCAAGAAACATACTACTTACTCCTCACCCAGCAGCATCGTACCGTGGCTAGGTATAGCAACCATCGTGCTGCTGATCGATCAAATTACCAAGCTCACTATCCTGCGCCTGTTCTCTTATGGCGAATCGCACGCAGTCACATCCTTCTTCAATCTGGTTCTGGTCTATAACAAGGGCGCTGCCTTCAGCTTCCTCGCATCAGAAACCGGCTGGCAGCGTTACTTCTTCACCATCGTGGGCGTTGCTGCCTCGATCTTCATCATTTATCTGTTGAAGAAACATTCCGGTCAGCGCCTGTTCAGCTGGGCCTTGTCACTGATACTCGGTGGCGCGATCGGCAATGTAATCGACCGTTTCTTGTACGGCCACGTCGTCGATTTTCTGGATGTGCATGTAGCAGGCTGGCATTGGCCTGCTTTCAACGTCGCCGACAGCGCGATTTGCATAGGCGCAGTATTGTTCATCTATGACGAATTACGCCGGGTTGGCAAATAA
- the coaBC gene encoding bifunctional phosphopantothenoylcysteine decarboxylase/phosphopantothenate--cysteine ligase CoaBC, whose product MDLAGKKIVLGLTGGVACYKAAELTRALSKAGASVQVVMTNAATHFITPVTMQALSGNPVVTDQWDARVANNMPHIDLTRDADAIVIAPCSADFIFKLAHGACDDLLSTLCVARPDTLPLLVAPAMNVEMWQNPATKRNVAQLKADRIAVLGPDAGEQACGETGMGRMLEPEQLLEEIIAVFQPNLLVGKSVMITAGPTFEPIDPVRGITNLSSGKMGYAIARAAREAGADVTLISGPTALATPYGVQRINVQTAEQMHDVVMSRVSAQDIFIAVAAVADWRVANVSAQKLKKNAAGEAPSLAFEQNTDILAAVAALKKRPYCVGFAAESENLLEYGEAKRKKKNIPLLVGNIGHQTFGQDQNELVLFDDKGHTALPLADKQQLARQLINEIVQRLKA is encoded by the coding sequence ATGGATCTTGCTGGTAAAAAAATCGTACTGGGATTGACCGGTGGTGTTGCCTGCTACAAAGCAGCAGAATTGACACGCGCCTTGAGCAAGGCTGGTGCATCAGTGCAAGTCGTGATGACGAATGCGGCAACGCACTTCATCACACCCGTAACAATGCAAGCCTTGTCCGGCAATCCTGTCGTCACCGATCAGTGGGATGCGCGCGTGGCCAACAATATGCCGCACATCGATCTGACGCGTGATGCCGATGCCATCGTGATCGCGCCCTGTTCCGCCGATTTCATTTTCAAGCTCGCGCATGGTGCATGCGACGATCTGCTGTCCACTTTATGCGTGGCACGCCCCGATACTCTGCCTTTGCTGGTCGCACCAGCAATGAATGTAGAGATGTGGCAAAACCCGGCGACCAAACGCAACGTTGCACAATTGAAAGCCGATCGTATCGCCGTACTCGGTCCCGATGCCGGTGAGCAAGCTTGCGGCGAAACCGGCATGGGTCGCATGCTGGAACCGGAACAACTGCTGGAAGAAATCATTGCCGTATTTCAACCGAATCTATTGGTTGGTAAAAGCGTGATGATCACCGCCGGCCCGACCTTCGAACCTATCGATCCGGTACGCGGCATCACCAATCTGTCTTCCGGAAAAATGGGATACGCGATTGCACGTGCTGCACGTGAAGCCGGTGCCGACGTGACGCTGATTTCTGGCCCGACTGCATTGGCCACGCCGTATGGCGTACAACGCATCAATGTACAAACCGCAGAACAGATGCACGATGTGGTGATGTCGCGTGTCAGCGCGCAGGATATCTTCATCGCTGTTGCTGCCGTAGCTGATTGGCGCGTCGCCAATGTCAGTGCACAGAAACTGAAGAAAAATGCTGCAGGCGAAGCACCATCGCTCGCCTTCGAACAAAACACCGATATCCTCGCCGCTGTCGCTGCCTTGAAGAAACGACCTTACTGTGTCGGCTTTGCTGCAGAATCGGAAAACCTGCTGGAATACGGTGAAGCCAAGCGCAAGAAAAAGAATATTCCGCTGCTGGTCGGCAACATCGGTCATCAAACTTTCGGCCAGGATCAAAATGAATTGGTGCTGTTCGACGACAAAGGCCACACTGCATTACCACTGGCTGACAAGCAACAACTCGCGCGCCAACTCATCAATGAAATCGTACAACGCCTGAAGGCTTGA
- the dut gene encoding dUTP diphosphatase, producing the protein MKTIEVKILDPRMKEQLPAYATTGSAGLDLRACIDAPIVIKPGETHLVPTGLAIHIANPGYAAMILPRSGMGHKHGIVLGNLVGLIDSDYQGQLMVSTWNRGQTEFTLNPMERLAQLVIVPVLQVGFNVVEEFDTSERGVGGFGSTGKH; encoded by the coding sequence ATGAAAACAATTGAAGTAAAAATTCTCGACCCACGCATGAAAGAACAATTGCCTGCATACGCCACCACCGGCAGCGCAGGTCTCGACTTGCGCGCATGCATAGATGCGCCTATCGTCATCAAACCGGGCGAAACGCATCTGGTGCCAACCGGTCTGGCTATCCATATTGCCAATCCAGGTTACGCCGCGATGATTTTGCCGCGCAGTGGCATGGGACACAAACACGGCATCGTTTTGGGGAACTTGGTCGGCTTGATCGACTCCGATTACCAGGGCCAATTGATGGTGTCGACATGGAATCGTGGTCAAACGGAATTCACGTTGAATCCGATGGAACGTCTGGCGCAATTGGTCATCGTCCCGGTCCTGCAAGTCGGCTTCAATGTCGTGGAAGAATTCGATACCAGCGAACGCGGTGTCGGCGGTTTCGGCAGCACCGGGAAGCACTAA
- a CDS encoding M48 family metallopeptidase produces MHDLRQPVLNQVKRLSPANAALFPLALLLAGCSTVSLDTPTTRPGTAAPVTESAQKQALRNITTQQDRLYRVAAPLLVSNAPLCKGNARNLIGFSAKTKYSFSEDYVDAAQSLGFEDRLQVTGVLNNSGAARAGIKRGDILNSVEDKPMPQGPNAERQAAAILGPLVSSRSSVKLGLIRSGNNLSVTVPLTLACGFGIELGNTDNVNAYADSRRVLVTRGMLNFVRNDNELAYVLAKELAHNALGHPAQQRMSATVGGIIDNLIRITPDTSALGGTGGVKAMPQESDAAADRLALYMLTRAGYNIDGANSFWQRLANQYPASVSNSYTAIHPATAYRLSAIDKTVAEIKAKQAAKKPLMP; encoded by the coding sequence ATGCATGACCTGCGGCAACCTGTATTGAACCAAGTAAAGCGTCTATCACCTGCCAACGCAGCCTTATTTCCACTCGCTTTATTGCTGGCTGGTTGCAGCACAGTCTCGCTTGATACACCGACTACTCGCCCTGGCACTGCTGCGCCCGTCACTGAATCGGCGCAAAAGCAAGCCTTGCGCAATATCACGACACAGCAAGATCGTCTGTATCGTGTCGCAGCACCGCTGCTGGTCAGCAATGCACCCTTGTGCAAAGGCAATGCACGCAATCTGATCGGCTTCAGCGCAAAAACAAAATACTCGTTTTCTGAAGATTACGTAGATGCAGCACAATCACTCGGCTTTGAAGATCGCTTGCAAGTCACAGGTGTATTGAACAACAGCGGCGCAGCACGTGCCGGCATCAAACGTGGCGACATTCTGAATAGCGTAGAAGACAAACCTATGCCGCAAGGCCCGAACGCCGAGCGTCAGGCGGCAGCAATACTCGGTCCCTTGGTCAGCTCGCGCTCTTCCGTCAAGCTCGGCTTGATCCGTAGCGGCAACAATTTAAGCGTCACAGTTCCTTTGACTCTGGCTTGCGGCTTTGGCATCGAGTTGGGCAATACCGATAATGTGAACGCCTACGCTGACAGTCGTCGCGTACTCGTCACACGCGGCATGTTGAATTTTGTCCGTAACGATAATGAGCTGGCTTACGTGCTGGCAAAAGAACTCGCGCACAATGCACTCGGCCATCCAGCACAACAAAGAATGAGCGCAACCGTGGGCGGCATTATCGACAATCTGATCCGCATCACGCCAGATACCAGCGCGCTGGGCGGCACTGGTGGCGTCAAAGCCATGCCACAGGAATCGGATGCAGCAGCAGACCGACTCGCGCTCTACATGCTGACACGCGCCGGCTACAACATCGATGGTGCAAACAGTTTCTGGCAACGTCTGGCGAATCAATATCCAGCTAGCGTATCGAACAGCTATACAGCGATACATCCAGCTACCGCTTATCGTTTATCGGCCATCGACAAAACTGTAGCGGAAATCAAAGCGAAACAGGCAGCAAAAAAACCTTTGATGCCTTAA
- the cynR gene encoding transcriptional regulator CynR, with protein sequence MELRHLRYFLAAAQSQSFTRASESLHITQPTLSHQIKQIEDELGIQLFDRVGRVVKLTTAGELFQTYAKRALLEVDAGMDALNELENLKHGRVTFGVLSSFGTFHLPPILADFNKVYPGIKITVLRLRSGEIEERLLDGELHFGVAYAPSSTEQINVEPLFTVPLALVVGDRHPLVGCAGIALKKLNEHELIMLSNEYNSRKMIDAILLANGITPRIVMEMNAIEPILATVRNSSLATILSANLVEEMPGLHQVPLTPTVTHTVALFTRRNSHLSAAARALVETIRQRF encoded by the coding sequence ATGGAATTGCGACATTTGCGTTACTTTCTTGCGGCTGCACAGTCGCAGAGTTTCACACGAGCGTCGGAGAGTTTGCACATCACGCAGCCGACGCTGTCGCATCAGATCAAGCAGATAGAGGACGAACTCGGCATACAGTTATTCGATCGGGTTGGTCGTGTGGTCAAACTGACGACTGCGGGCGAACTGTTCCAGACTTATGCGAAGCGTGCGCTGCTGGAAGTCGATGCGGGCATGGATGCGCTGAATGAATTGGAAAATCTCAAGCACGGGAGGGTCACGTTTGGCGTGCTGTCTTCATTCGGTACTTTTCACCTGCCGCCTATCCTGGCCGATTTCAACAAGGTTTATCCCGGCATCAAGATTACGGTGTTACGTTTGCGCTCGGGGGAGATAGAAGAGCGTCTGTTGGATGGCGAGTTGCATTTCGGTGTGGCATACGCACCGTCAAGTACAGAACAGATCAATGTCGAACCACTCTTTACCGTGCCGCTTGCACTGGTAGTTGGCGATCGTCATCCACTCGTGGGATGTGCGGGGATTGCGCTGAAAAAATTGAACGAGCACGAACTGATCATGCTGTCGAACGAATACAATTCGCGAAAAATGATCGATGCGATCCTGCTGGCGAATGGCATCACGCCGCGCATCGTGATGGAAATGAATGCGATAGAACCGATACTCGCAACCGTGCGCAATAGCTCACTCGCAACAATTCTTTCGGCCAATCTGGTCGAGGAAATGCCGGGGCTGCATCAGGTTCCACTGACGCCGACGGTCACGCATACCGTCGCTCTCTTTACTCGTCGTAATAGCCACTTATCGGCAGCTGCACGCGCACTGGTGGAAACGATACGGCAGCGCTTTTGA
- a CDS encoding Bug family tripartite tricarboxylate transporter substrate binding protein, producing the protein MKKLFALTVATCLTLTSITAHADDTYPQQTIRLVVPASPGGGADSIARLVSPGLSASLGQPVVVDNKAGASGTIAGGLVAKSKPNGYTLLMAQSTSIVIAPHIYEQLSYNTLKDLVPVTQVIRVPNILVVNPQVPAKTVAEFISLAKAKPGVFNFGSAGIGSPSHVAGEMFDKQTNIKMMHVPYQGSGPAVIALLANQIQVMFAPITAVLPLIKSNKLRALGVTTIARQSALPEIPTIAESGVPGFDINSWFGIFVPAGTPPDIIARLNRDIVQVLKDPRVASAIAQQASQPVGNTPQEFATLVHNENQQFATLIKDIGTQALR; encoded by the coding sequence ATGAAAAAGCTGTTCGCACTAACGGTCGCTACATGCCTGACGCTGACCAGCATAACTGCTCACGCCGATGATACCTATCCGCAGCAGACGATACGGCTAGTTGTTCCAGCATCTCCGGGTGGTGGCGCTGATTCCATTGCTCGCCTGGTGAGTCCCGGCTTGTCGGCAAGTTTGGGACAACCGGTAGTGGTCGATAACAAGGCCGGTGCATCCGGTACTATCGCCGGCGGTCTGGTCGCCAAATCGAAACCGAACGGCTATACCTTGTTGATGGCGCAATCCACCAGCATCGTGATCGCACCACATATCTACGAACAACTGTCCTACAACACGCTTAAGGATCTGGTGCCAGTGACGCAGGTCATCCGCGTACCGAACATTCTGGTCGTTAATCCACAAGTACCAGCGAAAACCGTCGCCGAATTCATCTCTCTGGCGAAGGCTAAGCCAGGCGTATTCAACTTTGGTTCTGCCGGCATAGGCTCGCCTAGTCACGTCGCCGGCGAAATGTTCGACAAGCAGACCAATATCAAAATGATGCATGTGCCCTACCAAGGCTCCGGCCCTGCAGTGATCGCCTTACTCGCCAACCAGATCCAGGTGATGTTCGCACCGATCACCGCAGTGCTACCTCTCATTAAATCCAACAAGTTGCGCGCACTGGGCGTTACCACCATCGCACGCCAGTCCGCATTGCCGGAAATACCGACGATTGCCGAGTCGGGCGTACCCGGTTTTGACATCAATTCGTGGTTCGGAATTTTTGTGCCGGCAGGTACACCACCCGACATCATCGCGCGTCTGAACCGTGACATCGTCCAGGTGCTGAAAGATCCTCGCGTCGCCAGCGCGATTGCCCAACAGGCATCGCAACCGGTCGGCAATACACCACAAGAATTTGCCACATTGGTGCACAACGAAAATCAGCAATTCGCCACCCTCATAAAAGACATCGGCACGCAAGCCCTGAGGTAG
- a CDS encoding GlcG/HbpS family heme-binding protein encodes MSALTLKQANNIIENAIAHAHASDIKPLAVVVLDPSGNIIAAQREDNASMFRLDIALGKAWGAAAMGCSSRALGLRAKDNPAFFTTLAATAKGRFLPQTGAVLVKAEDGAILGAVGASGGTGDEDEACCVKGIEAAGLRTNAA; translated from the coding sequence ATGTCAGCTCTCACCTTGAAACAAGCAAACAACATTATTGAAAACGCCATCGCACATGCTCACGCAAGCGACATCAAGCCGCTCGCCGTTGTCGTACTCGATCCCAGCGGCAACATCATCGCTGCACAGCGCGAAGACAACGCCAGCATGTTCCGCCTCGATATCGCACTGGGCAAAGCCTGGGGCGCAGCGGCGATGGGTTGTTCCAGTCGCGCACTCGGTCTGCGTGCCAAAGACAATCCTGCGTTTTTCACCACGCTGGCAGCGACGGCAAAAGGCCGCTTCCTGCCGCAAACCGGAGCCGTACTGGTCAAGGCTGAAGACGGCGCAATTCTCGGCGCAGTCGGTGCCAGCGGTGGCACCGGCGATGAAGATGAAGCCTGCTGCGTCAAAGGCATAGAAGCTGCCGGTCTTCGTACCAATGCCGCATAA
- a CDS encoding cupin domain-containing protein, protein MNTNTKNKGAVKAGDGTYIFALPEMAGMEAGIGYSTAFGPVVEGERMQVGLISKPRGTGAKPHTHPNEQWNYIVQGTLRVSIGDQPERLCGPGTLLYFPANIVHSTVATLDEDVVFLTVKDLSHGIHGKAVDGTMDGGYFEPGFENK, encoded by the coding sequence ATGAACACAAACACCAAAAACAAAGGCGCAGTGAAAGCAGGCGACGGCACATATATCTTCGCCTTGCCCGAGATGGCAGGCATGGAGGCCGGCATCGGTTATTCAACCGCGTTCGGCCCGGTCGTCGAAGGAGAACGCATGCAGGTCGGCTTGATCAGCAAACCTCGTGGTACTGGCGCAAAGCCGCATACCCATCCAAACGAACAATGGAATTACATCGTGCAAGGCACGCTGCGCGTCAGCATAGGCGATCAACCGGAACGTCTGTGCGGCCCGGGAACACTGCTCTACTTCCCTGCCAACATCGTGCATTCGACAGTCGCAACACTAGACGAAGACGTCGTCTTCCTCACCGTCAAGGATTTGTCGCATGGCATACATGGTAAGGCAGTCGATGGGACCATGGATGGCGGTTACTTCGAGCCTGGCTTCGAGAACAAATAA